A single window of bacterium DNA harbors:
- a CDS encoding response regulator, translating into MSDGKFYSSKEVCEQLQISKSTLFKWEREGLITKVRRDWRGWRLYDARNVEEIKQNIEKQKLSETGPRSRTVLVVDDDEMILQVMADLLQAAGYDVITAITGEEAVKIHTEKAPGLTFLDVKLRGVSGIDVFREIRTVDPHATIVILTGYPKIEDTVQVIKEGAYNYLTKPIKTEELLAMVDEVLGPS; encoded by the coding sequence ATGAGCGACGGAAAGTTCTACTCTTCCAAGGAGGTCTGTGAGCAGCTCCAGATCTCTAAGTCAACTCTTTTCAAGTGGGAGCGAGAAGGGCTGATCACAAAGGTCCGGCGAGACTGGCGCGGCTGGCGCTTGTACGATGCCAGAAACGTCGAAGAGATCAAGCAAAATATTGAAAAACAGAAGCTTTCGGAGACGGGGCCGAGATCACGAACGGTTCTCGTGGTGGATGACGACGAGATGATCCTCCAAGTCATGGCCGACCTGTTGCAGGCAGCGGGCTATGATGTTATTACTGCCATAACCGGTGAAGAGGCCGTCAAGATTCATACCGAGAAGGCTCCCGGTCTCACATTTCTTGATGTTAAGTTGCGTGGTGTCAGCGGGATAGATGTTTTCCGTGAGATTCGCACTGTTGATCCACATGCGACCATCGTAATCCTCACCGGCTATCCCAAGATCGAAGATACCGTGCAGGTCATCAAAGAGGGAGCCTACAACTACCTCACCAAACCTATTAAAACCGAAGAGTTACTGGCGATGGTGGACGAGGTCTTGGGGCCATCGTAG
- the tatA gene encoding twin-arginine translocase TatA/TatE family subunit, protein MRFGWLEILLIVVIVLLLFGAKRIPELMRGLGRGAREFKEGLRGEEPKQKDKKPE, encoded by the coding sequence ATGCGTTTTGGTTGGCTTGAGATACTTCTCATTGTGGTCATAGTTTTGCTACTGTTTGGAGCGAAACGCATCCCCGAGCTGATGCGAGGACTCGGACGGGGAGCCCGTGAGTTCAAAGAGGGATTGCGCGGCGAAGAACCCAAGCAAAAGGACAAGAAGCCGGAATAA